The following are encoded together in the Eriocheir sinensis breed Jianghai 21 chromosome 28, ASM2467909v1, whole genome shotgun sequence genome:
- the LOC127004576 gene encoding glutamate receptor ionotropic, delta-1-like isoform X3, producing MRCPVVALLAAFCVYGSPVGVVGEMEGNTATARKELKREEMDGRVEAVKGVLGRNVMRKGVWEEEEVKEVVASFITSLFFSGPLNPCLPVLLTAETSHGMLEAVSRVITSSYLSYHLELFLVSSPPPILPVHPPGRSPIAPGTYCVAYCLLAPLPLIARAVEVIPTTDWFPGAERFFVIYSGRDLSSAALRDSQPLLKAYNTLYLVHSAPFALDLYATCPFCRGGEAEVTQRNEWRRGKGLHRPDDPLFPDLFQDLNGRRFRAVTLHFPPFNHYLSGSSTEPLDMQDCLDKRIVDAISETYNFTYQVFEPADGFWGFESSPGNFTGVVGEVQHRLADFSLDLSVVAEREVIIDFSIGYLLEPLTFVTSKPKPLPQWQAVVRPFGGGVWASLGAVLLLSGPLLWLLRRLSDSPASMPDAVFHTFAALVCQSRQWPRPTPVRVFVASWLLLCLVAAVSFVGNLTAFLTVPAYSPTLETLDDLIRSDFKWGINDFGAADYQLFKTSDVPLYQEIFKGLTFCSGLVPCIQKALDEPFAFISFSTYLRDAVAMHFIDRNGDTQVYMAQDRFFPADTGFALQKGSPLKRLFDRVLRRLLEAGLVDKWLNDLIQEHTLATRRKAAAAAEERGLKEVASTGDLTLTTYHLQGVFMVCGAGLLLSALTFACELVVRGVSAARARGKGWE from the exons ATG CGGTGTCCTGTGGTGGCTCTGCTGGCGGCCTTCTGCGTCTATGGCTCTCCCGTTGGCGTTGTGGGCGAAATGGAAGGCAACACGGCGACTGCTCGGAAGGAATTGAAGCGAGAGGAGATGGATGGGCGGGTAGAGGCGGTGAAAGGGGTGCTAGGAAGGAATGTGATGAGAAAaggggtgtgggaggaggaggaggtgaaagaggtggTGGCCAGCTTCATCACGTCTCTCTTCTTCAGCGGCCCCCTCAACCCATGCCTTCCCGTCCTTCTTACAGCCGAGACCTCTCACGGGATGCTGGAAGCT gTGTCACGGGTCATCACCTCGTCTTACCTGTCTTACCACCTGGAGCTCTTCCTCGTAAGCTCACCGCCGCCCATACTTCCGGTTCACCCGCCTGGCCGTTCCCCAATCGCCCCCGGCACCTACTGCGTCGCCTACTGCCTGCTGGCGCCCCTGCCTCTCATAGCTAGGGCCGTGGAGGTTATCCCGACGACAG ACTGGTTTCCCGGGGCTGAGCGGTTCTTCGTCATCTACAGCGGCCGTGACTTGAGCAGCGCGGCCTTGAGAGACTCGCAGCCGCTCCTCAAGGCCTACAACACCCTCTACCTCGTCCACTCCGCACCCTTCGCTCTTGATCTCTACG CCACTTGCCCGTTCTGCCGCGGCGGGGAGGCTGAGGTGACGCAGCGCAATGAGTGGCGGCGCGGCAAGGGACTGCACCGCCCCGACGACCCGCTTTTCCCCGACCTCTTCCAAGACCTCAACGGGCGACGCTTCAG AGCCGTGACCCTCCACTTCCCGCCCTTCAACCACTACCTCTCCGGCAGCAGCACGGAGCCCCTCGACATGCAGGACTGTCTGGACAAGCGGATCGTGGACGCCATCTCCGAGACCTACAATTTTACTTACCAG GTGTTCGAGCCCGCGGACGGCTTTTGGGGCTTCGAGTCTTCTCCGGGGAACTTCACGGGGGTGGTGGGCGAAGTGCAGCACCGCCTCGCCGACTTCTCCCTCGACCTGAGCGTGGTGGCGGAGCGGGAGGTAATAATTGACTTCTCCATCGGGTACCTGCTGGAGCCCCTCACCTTCGTCACCAGTAAGCCCaag CCTCTCCCTCAGTGGCAGGCCGTCGTGAGGCCCTTCGGCGGGGGTGTTTGGGCCAGCCTCGGGGCGGTTCTCCTCCTGTCGGGGCCGCTGCTCTggctcctccgccgcctctcaGACAGCCCCGCCTCCATGCCCGACGCCGTCTTCCACACCTTCGCCGCCTTGgtctgccag AGTCGCCAGTGGCCTCGTCCGACTCCCGTGCGCGTGTTCGTGGCGTCGTGGCTCCTGCTGTGTCTTGTGGCCGCCGTGTCCTTCGTCGGGAACCTCACCGCCTTCCTCACCGTGCCCGCCTACTCCCCGACGCTGGAGACCCTGGACGACTTAATCCGCTCAGACTTCAAGTGGGGCATCAACGACTTCGGGGCGGCGGACTACCAGCTCTTCAAGACGAGTGAT GTGCCACTCTATCAGGAGATCTTCAAGGGCCTCACCTTCTGCAGCGGCCTCGTCCCCTGCATCCAGAAGGCGCTGGACGAGCCCTTCGCCTTCATCTCCTTCAGCACCTACCTCAGGGACGCCGTGGCCATGCACTTCATCGACAGGAACGGTGACACGCAG gtTTACATGGCCCAGGACCGCTTCTTCCCCGCCGACACCGGGTTCGCCCTGCAGAAAGGCTCGCCCCTCAAACGGCTCTTCGATCGGGTGCTGCGGCGGCTGCTGGAGGCCGGGCTGGTGGACAAGTGGCTCAACGACCTCATCCAGGAGCACACGCTGGCCAC